AGCTTACCATTAGCCTCTGCCCATCGGATTGGAACCAGTTGATGTTAGCGTTTCCTGATCAGGTTGAGCTAATCCGTGATACCCAAATTCAATTGACACGGGCAATTTATCAGCATCCTCCCAACCCCTACGATCAGTATCTATTAGATGCTGCCGAGCAGGTTATCCTGCAATCTCTGGTTCAACAACTTATGCCCCAAACAGCACTGCCTCCCGCGTGGCAGGCAATTTCCCAACGTCTTAACACTGCTGATACCTTGTTTTGGACGGCAGTACAGCGAGACTATGGGCTGTTTTCGATCTACAGCAGTGTTGTCGAGGTTGCATCTACCCTAGAACTAATCTGGACACAGCAGCCTGTGGTACTCATCGGCAGTGCTGTCGATTTAGATACAAATGCCACCTTATTTCGGCAGCGCCTAGGCTTACCGGATATGACTTGCCTCAAGTTTGCCCCCGATCGCCACCAAGACCTGATTCATCTCTATCTACCAGATGGCATTCCCCTACCCAACACACCTCAATATCAGACAGCCCTAATTAAAGAAATTCGCTACTTGCTCTACACCAGTGCTTCTACCTATTCCCTAACGGTTCTGATTGTGGATGATATGCCCCTAAAAAACCAGATAGGATCACTGTTAGCAGCAGAATTTGGCTCTCGTGTGCAGGTCGAAAAGACTTGCTTGGACGATAACGGCATCCTAGTCACAGGTTGGGACTTTTGGAAGCACCACCAAGCCGTACTACCCTTGCCCAAGGTGATGGCGATCGCAACCCTACCCATCCCTTCCTTGGAGCATCCCCTAGTAGCAGGACGAGTCGCCTATTACAAGCGCCAGCGTCAAGATTGGTTTCGGCTCTATCTGTTGCCAACGGCCCTCAGCGAACTTCAGCGGGCGATCGCTCCCCTGCGAGAAACTCAAGGTGTCGTCGCTCTCCTAGACAGCCGCGTTATCCACCGTAGCTATGGACAACACATTCTATCGGCTCTCAGTCCTTTAGCTCGCCACAGCTATCTCGATGAAACCCTGTTCACCCAGCCAGAAATTAGCTAGCCAAGGGTTGTCGCAACACTCAACAAAACCACACCCAGCCAGTTGATGAACACTCCAAACCTAGGGATTCACTTCAAATAATCCGGATAGGAATAGGAATCTCTGAAAGCTTGATTACTATCAGCATCAACGATACAGCCCCGTCGAAATCTACAGTTCCCTAGTAACGACGATGTTTAACACCGCCGACATGGATACAGAGCGACTGCTGTGGAAATATGCAGCAGGACAACGGGACTTTCGCAAAATTGATCTCACCAGCACTGAATTGATTAATGCTGAATTACAGGGGATTAACCTCAGTCGTGCCGATTTGAACTGGGTGAACCTCAGTGGTGCCGACTTGAGTGAAGCAACACTCATTCATGCCGACTTCAGCAACGCCAAACTGATTGGGGCAAAACTAATAGAAGCTAACCTCACGAACGCTGATCTAAGCAACGCTGATTTGAGCTGGGTAAATTTAGATAAAGCAATTTTGACCCGCGCTAACTTGGCAGGAGCAAACCTGAGCCAAGCCTATTTGGGCAGTGCCAAGCTGAGTGGTGCCAACCTGAGCGGAGCCAAACTGCAAGGCATTAACCTCACAGGGGCAAACCTAAGTCGGGCTAATTTGAGTGGCGCGATTCTTAGAACATCTGACCTCAGTGAGGCGAACCTCAGTAAAGCAGATTTAAGTGAGTGCAAACTCAAAAGTGCTAACCTCAGCGGTGCTATTCTCAAGGGCGCAAACTTTTCACAGGCAAATTTGCGGGGGGCCAACCTTAGTGGCGCAGTTCTTCGAGAAGTTGATTCTAGCCAGTTGACGTTGATTGAGTTAAACCGACAGGCTATCTCTTTGCATGGTCAAACAGATTTGAGCTTAGCTGACCTGACTGGTGCAGATTTAACTGCAAGTAGTTTGCATGGGGCTGATCTGCGCTACGCACTGCTGTGTGGTGCTGACTTGACCGAAGTAACCTTGGAAGGTACCAATATGTGCGATGTCTATCTATCAGCGGCTGATCTAAGAGGTGCGAATTTGCGCAATAGCGTTCTCAGTGGCATCGTAATGCGAGGCGCTACAATGCCTGATGGCACAGTTCGCAGCTAGCCTCACCAAACAAGTGCTTCTTCTCCAGTCGACTTAAGTTGGAAATAATGCAACTCTAGAGCAGCTCTCATTGGTAAATCTATGAGCAGCGCCTAATGAGCCAGCAAAGATTTTCCAAAAAAAATCATAATTACTGGCTACAACTTTGCAGTAACTTAATTCCTAAAACTATTTGATTTAATTCACTGATTTTCAGTAATCTTTCAGGGGGTTACAAATAATACGTTTCAGGCTCCTGATTACCTCAAGTGGGTGAGAAGTAAGTTCAATTGAACTGGTTCATGGTCTGAAGTCATCTTTCTCCCGTTGTCCCCTGATTGCTCATAGCAACACACCCGTTTATTGGGGCATGGTTGCCATTGAGGCTCATGGTGAGAACTAGGGTCGTTCACAGTAACTGCCCTTTGGCTAGCTTGTCCGTAGCTATCGCCTAGGCTAAGGTGCTGACTATTGCTGAGATAAGCTTGTTATCCATAGCAGTTGATGGTCTTGAGTTCTAGAAAAGTGGTAGCAGACGGATTTGTGAGGCTGTGAGTATTTTAGCTATGAGCTGGTAATCAAAGCACCTACGTTCAAGGGGAAGTACTAGGTACTTGTACTACTCCAATGACGACTACTCTGGATTCGGTCGTAATTAGCTAGATCCAGATACTTTCCAACGATGGGTTCAGTTCCATTGATGGATAAGGGAGTCATTAAGAGCTAGGTAGTTCTCTATGTTAAGAAGTGCTCTGTATGTTCACGCCAGTTTGCTGGAGGCATCGGCAAAGCTAAGAGTTACCGCGAGCTAATGGTTGCTGAGGGAGTGGTTGCTGAAAAGATCTGTTGTTTGCCCGCTGTTTTTGTTTGACTAACCTTGTTGATTTACTCTTATGGGAATTACCAATCACATCCGCTTTGATAACTTGCGTGGTGACATTTTTGGTGGTGTCACTGCGGCGATCGTCTCCTTGCCATTAGCGCTTGCCTTCGGGGTGGCTTCTGGGGCCGGGCCAATTGCAGGGCTGTATGGGGCTGTTTGTGTAGGCTTCTTTGCAGCATTGTTCGGTGGCACCCCAACCCTAATTTCTGAGCCGACTGGGCCAATGACAGTGGTAATGACGACGATCGTCGCTGGTCTTACCGCTAGCAATCCAGAAAATGGCTTAGCCATGGCATTTACTGTCGTCATGTTGGCAGGTTTATTTCAGATTATCTTCGGC
The Cyanobacteriota bacterium genome window above contains:
- a CDS encoding pentapeptide repeat-containing protein, which gives rise to MFNTADMDTERLLWKYAAGQRDFRKIDLTSTELINAELQGINLSRADLNWVNLSGADLSEATLIHADFSNAKLIGAKLIEANLTNADLSNADLSWVNLDKAILTRANLAGANLSQAYLGSAKLSGANLSGAKLQGINLTGANLSRANLSGAILRTSDLSEANLSKADLSECKLKSANLSGAILKGANFSQANLRGANLSGAVLREVDSSQLTLIELNRQAISLHGQTDLSLADLTGADLTASSLHGADLRYALLCGADLTEVTLEGTNMCDVYLSAADLRGANLRNSVLSGIVMRGATMPDGTVRS
- a CDS encoding ATP-dependent DNA helicase; the protein is LVVPEPVQQRLLMVELPQIHQWMQTPKPIHVGDRWPHPDFCGVLVTTPSAWLGDRLGTQDKFPTAVPVIIDGADDVEAWVHQQLTISLCPSDWNQLMLAFPDQVELIRDTQIQLTRAIYQHPPNPYDQYLLDAAEQVILQSLVQQLMPQTALPPAWQAISQRLNTADTLFWTAVQRDYGLFSIYSSVVEVASTLELIWTQQPVVLIGSAVDLDTNATLFRQRLGLPDMTCLKFAPDRHQDLIHLYLPDGIPLPNTPQYQTALIKEIRYLLYTSASTYSLTVLIVDDMPLKNQIGSLLAAEFGSRVQVEKTCLDDNGILVTGWDFWKHHQAVLPLPKVMAIATLPIPSLEHPLVAGRVAYYKRQRQDWFRLYLLPTALSELQRAIAPLRETQGVVALLDSRVIHRSYGQHILSALSPLARHSYLDETLFTQPEIS